A genome region from Ralstonia solanacearum K60 includes the following:
- the rpoB gene encoding DNA-directed RNA polymerase subunit beta, protein MAYSFTEKKRIRKSFAKRATVHQVPFLLATQIQSYAQFLQEHVSVAQRKTEGLQAAFNAIFPIVSHNGLARMEFVSYHLSHPPFDVKECQQRGLTFHSALRAKVRLIINDRENPTKVKEIKEQEVYMGEIPLMTSTGSFVINGTERVIVSQLHRSPGVFFEHDKGKTHSSGKLLFSARIIPYRGSWLDFEFDPKDILYFRVDRRRKMPVTILLKSIGLTPEQILAHFFVFDNFTLKSDGALMEFVPERLRGEVARFDISDKNGKVVIEKDKRINAKHIRDLDAAGTKLISVPEDYLLGRVLAKNIVDPDTGEVLANANDELTEGVLEKLRDAGVKEIQTLYTNDLDQGPYMSQTLRTDDTVDQTAARIAIYRMMRPGEPPTEDAVEALFQRLFYSEDSYDLSRVGRMKVNSRLNRSEGTGPMVLTDDDILDTIKLLVNLRNGKGEVDDIDHLGNRRVRCVGELAENQFRAGLSRVERAVKERLGQAETENLMPHDLINSKPISSAIREFFGSSQLSQFMDQTNPLSEVTHKRRISALGPGGLTRERAGFEVRDVHPTHYGRVCPIETPEGPNIGLINSLALYAQLNDYGFLETPYRKVENSKLTDEVHYLSAIEEGKYVVAQANATVDKDGNLVDELVSAREGSERETRMVTPDRVQYIDVAPSQIVSAAASLVPFLEHDDANRALMGANMQRQAVPCLRADKPLVGTGIERTVAVDSGTAVQATRGGVVDYVDANRVVIRVNDDEAVAGEVGVDIYNLIKYTRSNQNTNINQRPMVKVGDIVARGDVIADGASTDMGELALGQNMLVAFMPWNGYNFEDSILISERVVAEDRYTSIHIEELSVVARDTKLGPEEITRDISNLAEAQLARLDESGITYIGAEVEAGDVLVGKVTPKGETQLTPEEKLLRAIFGEKASDVKDTSLRVPSGMSGTVIDVQVFTREGVTRDKRAQSIIDEELKRYRLDLNDQLRIVEGDAFQRLERLLVGKVANGGPKKLSKGTALTKEYLADLDKWHWFDIRPSDEEVAAQLEAVKEAIEQKRHDFDLAFEEKRKKLTQGDELPPGVIKMVKVYLAVKRRLQPGDKMAGRHGNKGVVSKITPIEDMPYMADGTPADIVLNPLGVPSRMNVGQILETHLGWAARGLGERIGNMLKAQAKAAEIRKLLGQIYNESGKVEDLDSLSDAEVLELAENLKKGVPFATPVFDGAHEDEIRRMLDLAYPEDIAKEKGLTASKQQVTLFDGRTGEAFERPVTLGVMHMLKLHHLVDDKMHARSTGPYSLVTQQPLGGKAQFGGQRFGEMEVWALEAYGASYVLQEMLTVKSDDVNGRTKVYENIVKGEHSIDAGMPESFNVLVKEIRSLGIDIDLERN, encoded by the coding sequence ATGGCGTACAGCTTTACCGAGAAAAAGCGTATTCGCAAGAGTTTCGCGAAGCGCGCAACGGTCCATCAGGTTCCTTTCCTGCTTGCCACCCAGATTCAATCGTATGCCCAGTTCTTGCAGGAGCATGTGTCCGTAGCACAGCGCAAGACCGAAGGCCTGCAAGCGGCGTTCAACGCCATTTTCCCCATCGTGTCGCACAACGGTCTGGCACGCATGGAGTTCGTGTCGTACCACCTGTCCCACCCGCCGTTCGACGTCAAGGAATGTCAACAGCGTGGTCTGACCTTCCACTCGGCGCTGCGCGCGAAAGTGCGCCTGATCATCAACGACCGCGAGAACCCGACCAAGGTCAAGGAGATCAAGGAACAGGAAGTCTACATGGGCGAGATTCCGCTCATGACGTCCACCGGTTCGTTCGTGATCAACGGCACGGAACGCGTGATCGTGTCCCAGCTGCACCGCTCGCCGGGCGTGTTCTTTGAGCACGACAAGGGCAAGACGCACAGCTCGGGCAAGCTGCTGTTCTCGGCACGCATCATTCCCTACCGCGGCTCGTGGCTGGACTTCGAATTCGATCCGAAGGACATCCTGTACTTCCGCGTCGACCGCCGCCGCAAGATGCCGGTGACGATCCTGCTGAAGTCGATCGGCCTGACGCCGGAACAGATCCTGGCGCACTTCTTCGTCTTCGACAACTTCACGCTCAAGAGCGACGGCGCATTGATGGAGTTCGTGCCCGAGCGCCTGCGCGGCGAAGTCGCCCGCTTCGACATCTCCGATAAGAACGGCAAGGTCGTCATCGAGAAGGACAAGCGCATCAACGCCAAGCACATCCGTGACCTGGATGCCGCCGGCACCAAGCTGATCAGCGTGCCGGAAGACTATCTGCTGGGTCGCGTGCTGGCGAAGAACATCGTCGATCCGGATACCGGCGAAGTGCTGGCCAATGCCAACGACGAACTGACCGAGGGTGTGCTCGAGAAGCTGCGCGACGCCGGCGTGAAGGAAATCCAGACGCTGTACACCAACGATCTGGACCAGGGCCCGTACATGTCGCAGACGCTGCGCACGGACGACACGGTCGACCAGACCGCCGCGCGTATCGCCATCTACCGCATGATGCGCCCCGGCGAGCCGCCGACCGAAGACGCCGTCGAAGCGCTGTTCCAGCGCCTGTTCTACAGCGAAGACTCGTACGATCTGTCGCGCGTGGGCCGCATGAAGGTCAACAGCCGTCTGAACCGATCGGAGGGCACCGGCCCGATGGTGCTGACGGATGACGACATTCTCGACACGATCAAGCTGCTGGTGAACCTGCGCAACGGCAAGGGCGAAGTGGACGATATCGACCACCTCGGCAACCGTCGCGTGCGCTGCGTCGGCGAACTGGCGGAAAACCAGTTCCGCGCCGGCCTGTCGCGCGTCGAGCGCGCAGTCAAGGAACGCCTCGGCCAGGCCGAGACGGAAAACCTGATGCCGCACGACCTGATCAACTCGAAGCCGATCTCGTCGGCGATCCGCGAGTTCTTCGGTTCGTCTCAGCTGTCGCAGTTCATGGACCAGACCAACCCGCTGTCGGAAGTGACCCACAAGCGCCGGATCTCGGCGCTGGGCCCGGGCGGTCTGACGCGCGAGCGCGCGGGCTTCGAAGTCCGCGACGTGCACCCGACCCACTATGGCCGCGTGTGCCCGATCGAAACGCCGGAAGGCCCGAACATCGGTCTGATCAACTCGCTGGCGCTGTACGCGCAACTGAACGACTACGGCTTCCTGGAAACGCCGTACCGCAAGGTCGAGAACAGCAAGCTGACCGACGAAGTGCACTACCTGTCGGCCATCGAGGAAGGCAAGTACGTGGTGGCGCAGGCCAACGCGACGGTGGACAAGGACGGCAATCTGGTCGACGAACTGGTGTCCGCCCGCGAAGGCAGCGAGCGTGAAACGCGGATGGTCACGCCGGACCGCGTGCAGTACATCGACGTGGCGCCGTCGCAGATCGTGTCGGCCGCGGCTTCGCTGGTGCCGTTCCTGGAGCACGATGACGCGAACCGTGCACTGATGGGCGCGAACATGCAGCGTCAGGCCGTGCCTTGCCTGCGTGCGGACAAGCCGCTGGTCGGCACTGGCATCGAGCGCACCGTGGCCGTCGACTCGGGCACCGCCGTGCAGGCGACGCGCGGCGGCGTGGTCGACTATGTCGATGCGAACCGCGTGGTGATCCGTGTCAACGACGACGAAGCCGTGGCCGGTGAAGTCGGCGTGGACATCTACAACCTGATCAAGTACACGCGTTCGAACCAGAACACGAACATCAACCAGCGTCCGATGGTCAAGGTGGGCGACATCGTTGCCCGTGGCGACGTGATCGCCGACGGCGCCTCGACCGACATGGGCGAGCTCGCGCTCGGCCAGAACATGCTGGTCGCGTTCATGCCCTGGAACGGCTACAACTTCGAGGATTCGATCCTGATCTCGGAGCGTGTGGTTGCGGAAGACCGCTACACCTCGATCCACATCGAGGAACTGTCGGTCGTCGCCCGCGACACCAAGCTCGGACCGGAAGAAATCACGCGCGACATCTCGAACCTGGCCGAAGCCCAACTGGCGCGCCTGGACGAGTCGGGCATCACGTACATCGGCGCGGAAGTCGAAGCCGGCGACGTGCTGGTCGGCAAGGTCACGCCGAAGGGCGAGACCCAGCTGACGCCGGAAGAGAAGCTGCTGCGCGCGATCTTCGGCGAGAAGGCGTCCGACGTGAAGGATACCTCGCTGCGCGTGCCCTCGGGCATGAGCGGCACGGTGATCGACGTGCAGGTCTTCACGCGTGAAGGCGTGACGCGCGACAAGCGCGCCCAGTCGATCATCGACGAGGAACTCAAGCGCTACCGCCTGGACCTGAACGACCAGCTGCGTATCGTGGAAGGCGATGCCTTCCAGCGTCTGGAGCGTCTGCTGGTGGGCAAGGTCGCCAACGGCGGTCCGAAGAAGCTGTCCAAGGGCACCGCGCTGACCAAGGAATACCTGGCCGATCTGGACAAGTGGCACTGGTTCGACATCCGCCCGTCGGATGAGGAAGTGGCTGCCCAACTGGAAGCGGTCAAGGAAGCCATCGAGCAGAAGCGTCACGACTTCGACCTGGCGTTCGAAGAGAAGCGCAAGAAGCTCACGCAGGGCGACGAACTGCCGCCGGGCGTGATCAAGATGGTCAAGGTGTACCTGGCCGTGAAGCGCCGCCTGCAGCCTGGCGACAAGATGGCCGGCCGTCACGGCAACAAGGGTGTGGTGTCGAAGATCACCCCGATCGAAGACATGCCCTACATGGCCGACGGCACGCCTGCCGACATCGTGCTGAACCCGCTGGGCGTGCCTTCGCGGATGAACGTGGGCCAGATTCTCGAAACCCACCTGGGCTGGGCCGCGCGCGGTCTGGGCGAGCGCATCGGCAACATGCTCAAGGCGCAGGCCAAGGCTGCCGAGATCCGCAAGCTGCTGGGTCAGATCTACAACGAAAGCGGCAAGGTGGAAGACCTCGACAGCCTGTCCGACGCCGAAGTGCTGGAACTGGCCGAGAACCTGAAGAAGGGCGTGCCGTTCGCGACGCCAGTGTTCGACGGTGCGCACGAGGACGAAATCCGCCGCATGCTGGACCTCGCGTATCCGGAAGACATCGCGAAGGAGAAGGGCCTGACCGCTTCCAAGCAGCAGGTCACGCTGTTCGACGGCCGCACCGGTGAAGCCTTCGAGCGTCCGGTCACGCTGGGCGTGATGCACATGCTGAAGCTGCACCACTTGGTCGACGACAAGATGCACGCGCGTTCGACCGGTCCGTACTCGCTGGTGACGCAGCAGCCGCTGGGCGGTAAGGCCCAGTTCGGTGGCCAGCGTTTCGGTGAGATGGAAGTGTGGGCGCTGGAAGCGTACGGCGCGTCCTACGTGCTGCAGGAAATGCTGACGGTCAAGTCGGACGACGTGAACGGCCGGACCAAGGTGTACGAGAACATCGTCAAGGGCGAGCACTCGATCGATGCCGGCATGCCGGAATCGTTCAACGTGCTGGTCAAGGAAATCCGCTCGCTGGGGATCGACATCGATCTCGAGCGCAACTGA
- a CDS encoding DUF2138 domain-containing protein, whose translation MKLTRKKIAIGAAALVAGAVVIAQLVWHPFGRTHALRARAVRLDLTLPDALIDSQSLSQLPRDVLRVPLLRDVLTEDFVAYYEGNDDRLSVAGALRRLAYEQKLDLAETVLKHVFDAPARVMLWRGPDDKLRYWVLSMQRNGLAKALEAVGTVAAGDAQLAKVADALGDSGAPVYALKLGGARSILIASKGDRLVALSEPGILLEKDGKPMAAQAKALGALLSDDAGQRNVQGKAFALPAAEPAGHHVLVSANYLSFGYQQFFPGIEALRFDFGNGVSGNGWKSAALIDPDRLAGKWDNAALWHTLPADPAACATLPVDWKAAGALLRNVAGEAKAITEAAARVGDAFTGPAAVCWYGKSSLVAPLFVARLASAQQGEAVKPALGALFGQIVGAYEAKAQADKADEGAGAYKRLPVTTRPGPASATLWQRPVSARYGTAQSAGAPFAAQLSADRYFPVTLAVAGDVVVFSPDARLVDDALAVLAKRFPAVADSLPRDKAGRIVLTMTPASLAPLIRREAGAALPAEQEAVFLTAAQTHLFPKLKALARYAPVSLALDGAAPSSLGWVPVTWLSSGRGLPAGGDGTPSAAEATPDAAPVEAAAAVPASDDSTSTQ comes from the coding sequence ATGAAACTGACACGCAAGAAAATCGCCATCGGCGCGGCTGCGCTGGTGGCCGGCGCGGTCGTCATCGCCCAGCTGGTCTGGCACCCGTTCGGCCGCACGCATGCGCTGCGCGCGCGCGCGGTCAGGCTGGACCTGACCCTGCCCGATGCCCTGATCGACAGCCAGAGCCTGTCGCAACTGCCGCGCGACGTGTTGCGCGTGCCGCTGCTGCGCGACGTGCTGACCGAGGATTTCGTCGCCTATTACGAAGGCAACGACGACCGCCTGTCGGTGGCCGGCGCGCTGCGGCGCTTGGCGTACGAGCAGAAGCTCGACCTGGCCGAGACCGTCCTCAAGCATGTGTTCGATGCGCCCGCCCGCGTGATGCTGTGGCGCGGCCCGGACGACAAGCTGCGCTACTGGGTGCTGTCCATGCAGCGCAACGGGCTGGCCAAGGCGCTGGAGGCCGTGGGCACCGTGGCCGCCGGCGATGCGCAGCTCGCCAAGGTGGCCGACGCGCTGGGCGATTCCGGCGCGCCGGTCTATGCGCTCAAGCTGGGCGGCGCGCGTTCCATCCTGATCGCCAGCAAGGGCGACCGGCTGGTCGCGCTGTCCGAGCCGGGCATCCTGCTCGAGAAGGACGGCAAGCCGATGGCGGCACAGGCCAAGGCGCTCGGCGCGCTGCTGTCGGACGACGCCGGGCAGCGCAACGTGCAGGGCAAGGCGTTCGCGCTGCCGGCCGCCGAGCCGGCCGGCCATCACGTGCTGGTGAGCGCCAACTATTTGTCATTCGGTTACCAGCAGTTTTTCCCCGGCATCGAGGCGCTGCGCTTCGATTTCGGCAACGGCGTCAGCGGCAACGGTTGGAAGAGTGCCGCGCTGATCGATCCGGACCGCCTGGCGGGCAAGTGGGACAACGCCGCGCTCTGGCACACGCTGCCCGCCGACCCGGCGGCCTGCGCCACCCTGCCGGTCGACTGGAAGGCCGCCGGTGCGCTGCTGCGCAACGTGGCGGGCGAGGCCAAGGCGATCACCGAAGCGGCCGCGCGTGTCGGCGATGCCTTCACCGGGCCGGCGGCGGTCTGCTGGTACGGCAAGTCATCGCTGGTGGCGCCGCTGTTCGTGGCGCGGCTCGCGTCGGCGCAGCAGGGCGAGGCCGTCAAGCCGGCGCTGGGTGCGCTGTTCGGCCAGATCGTCGGCGCGTACGAGGCCAAGGCGCAGGCGGACAAGGCGGACGAGGGGGCCGGCGCCTACAAGCGCCTGCCGGTGACGACGCGTCCGGGGCCGGCCAGCGCCACGCTGTGGCAGCGCCCGGTCAGTGCGCGCTATGGCACGGCGCAGTCGGCGGGCGCGCCGTTCGCGGCGCAACTGTCGGCGGATCGCTATTTCCCCGTCACGCTGGCGGTGGCCGGCGATGTGGTGGTGTTCTCACCCGACGCGCGCCTCGTCGACGATGCCCTGGCCGTGCTGGCCAAGCGCTTCCCGGCCGTGGCCGACAGCCTGCCGCGCGACAAGGCCGGGCGTATCGTGCTGACGATGACGCCGGCCTCGCTGGCGCCGCTGATCCGCCGCGAAGCCGGTGCCGCGTTGCCGGCCGAGCAGGAGGCGGTGTTCCTGACCGCCGCGCAGACGCACCTGTTTCCGAAGCTCAAGGCGCTGGCGCGCTATGCGCCGGTGTCGCTGGCGCTCGACGGCGCGGCGCCGTCGTCGCTCGGCTGGGTACCGGTGACGTGGCTGTCCAGCGGGCGCGGCCTGCCCGCGGGCGGTGACGGTACGCCGTCGGCCGCCGAGGCGACGCCCGATGCGGCCCCGGTCGAAGCCGCCGCTGCCGTGCCGGCCTCCGACGACAGCACCAGCACGCAATGA
- the rpoC gene encoding DNA-directed RNA polymerase subunit beta' produces the protein MKALLDLFRQVQQEEQFDAIKIGLASPEKIRSWSYGEVKKPETINYRTFKPERDGLFCAKIFGPIKDYECLCGKYKRLKHRGVICEKCGVEVTLAKVRRERMGHIELAAPTAHIWFLKSLPSRLGMVLDMTLRDIERVLYFEAFVVVEPGMTPLKKSQIMSEDDYLAKCDEYGEGEFVALMGAEGIRELLRGIDIEKQIETIRAELQATGSEAKIKKFAKRLKVLEAFQRSGIKPDWMIMEVLPVLPPELRPLVPLDGGRFATSDLNDLYRRVINRNNRLKRLLELKAPEIIVRNEKRMLQEAVDSLLDNGRRGKAMTGANKRPLKSLAEMIKGKGGRFRQNLLGKRVDYSGRSVIVVGPTLKLHQCGLPKLMALELFKPFIFHKLETMGIATTIKAAKKEVESQTPVVWDILEEVIREHPVMLNRAPTLHRLGIQAFEPVLIEGKAIQLHPLVCAAFNADFDGDQMAVHVPLSLEAQMEARTLMLASNNVLFPANGDPSIVPSQDVVLGLYYTTRDKINGRGEGMTFADISEVIRAYENKEVELASRVNVRITEYDLVNPEADGDARFAPKITLQATTVGRAILSEILPKGLPFSVLNKPLKKKEISRLINTAFRKCGLRETVIFADKLLQSGFRLATRAGISIAIDDMLVPPAKEKIISEAAAKVKEYDKQYMSGLVTDQERYNNVVDIWGAAGDQVGKAMMEQLQTEDVVDRNGNTVKQESFNSIYMMADSGARGSAAQIRQLAGMRGLMAKPDGSIIETPITANFREGLNVLQYFISTHGARKGLADTALKTANSGYLTRRLVDVTQDLVVVEDDCGTSNGVAMKALVEGGEVIEALRDRILGRVVVNDVVNPETQETAIEAGTLLDEDLVELIDAIGVDEVKVRTPLTCDTRYGLCAKCYGRDLGRGVLVNSGEAVGVIAAQSIGEPGTQLTMRTFHIGGAASRAAVASSVEAKATGTVRFTATMRYVTNAKGEQIVISRSGEALITDDHGRERERHKIPYGATLLVHDGQAIKAGTQLATWDPLTRPIISEYSGTIKFENVEEGVTVAKQMDEVTGLSTLVVIDAKRRTASTKGIRPQVKLLDSSGAEVKIPGTDHSVTIGFQVGALITVKDGQQVHVGEVLARIPTESQKTRDITGGLPRVAELFEARSPKDAAVLAEVTGTTSFGKDTKGKQRLVITDLDGNAHEFLIAKEKQVLVHDGQVVNKGEMIVEGPADPHDILRLKGVEELATYIVDEVQDVYRLQGVKINDKHIEVIVRQMLRRVQIVDVGDTKFIPGEQVERSELLDENDRVIAEGKRPATYENLLLGITKASLSTDSFISAASFQETTRVLTEAAIMGKVDDLRGLKENVIVGRLIPAGTGLAYHRARKAKETADRDRAAAIAEEEAASIFETPAVQQEGDA, from the coding sequence ATGAAAGCATTGCTCGACCTCTTCCGCCAGGTACAGCAAGAAGAGCAGTTCGACGCGATCAAGATCGGTCTCGCGTCGCCCGAGAAAATCCGTTCGTGGTCGTACGGCGAGGTCAAGAAGCCCGAGACCATCAACTACCGCACGTTCAAGCCGGAGCGTGACGGCCTGTTCTGCGCCAAGATCTTCGGCCCGATCAAGGACTACGAGTGCCTGTGCGGCAAGTACAAGCGCCTGAAGCACCGTGGCGTGATCTGCGAGAAGTGCGGCGTGGAAGTGACGCTGGCCAAGGTGCGCCGCGAGCGCATGGGCCACATCGAGCTCGCTGCGCCGACCGCGCACATCTGGTTCCTGAAGTCGCTGCCGTCGCGTCTGGGCATGGTGCTCGACATGACGCTGCGCGACATCGAGCGCGTGCTGTATTTCGAAGCATTCGTGGTGGTTGAACCGGGCATGACGCCGCTCAAGAAGAGCCAGATCATGTCGGAAGACGATTACCTGGCCAAGTGCGACGAGTACGGCGAGGGTGAATTCGTCGCCCTGATGGGCGCCGAAGGCATTCGCGAACTGCTGCGCGGCATCGACATCGAGAAGCAGATCGAGACGATCCGTGCCGAGCTGCAGGCCACCGGTTCGGAAGCCAAGATCAAGAAGTTCGCCAAGCGCCTGAAGGTGCTCGAGGCGTTCCAGCGCTCGGGCATCAAGCCCGACTGGATGATCATGGAAGTGCTGCCGGTGCTGCCGCCGGAGCTGCGTCCGCTGGTGCCGCTGGATGGCGGCCGCTTCGCCACGTCGGACCTGAACGACCTGTACCGCCGCGTGATCAACCGGAACAACCGTCTGAAGCGTCTGCTCGAGCTGAAGGCGCCGGAGATCATCGTGCGCAACGAAAAGCGCATGCTGCAGGAAGCGGTGGACTCGCTGCTGGACAACGGCCGTCGCGGCAAGGCGATGACCGGCGCCAACAAGCGTCCGCTGAAGTCCCTGGCCGAAATGATCAAGGGCAAGGGCGGCCGTTTCCGTCAGAACCTGCTGGGCAAGCGCGTGGACTACTCGGGCCGTTCGGTCATCGTGGTGGGCCCGACGCTCAAGCTGCACCAGTGCGGCCTGCCCAAGCTGATGGCGCTCGAACTGTTCAAACCGTTCATCTTCCACAAGCTGGAGACGATGGGCATCGCCACCACCATCAAGGCGGCGAAGAAGGAAGTCGAAAGCCAGACGCCGGTGGTGTGGGACATCTTGGAAGAGGTGATCCGCGAGCACCCGGTGATGCTGAACCGCGCGCCGACGCTGCACCGTCTGGGCATCCAGGCGTTCGAGCCGGTGCTGATCGAAGGCAAGGCCATCCAGCTGCACCCGCTGGTCTGCGCGGCGTTCAACGCCGACTTCGACGGCGACCAGATGGCTGTCCACGTTCCGCTGTCGCTCGAAGCGCAGATGGAAGCGCGCACCCTGATGCTGGCGTCGAACAACGTACTGTTCCCGGCCAACGGCGATCCGTCGATCGTGCCGTCGCAAGACGTGGTGCTGGGTCTGTACTACACGACCCGCGACAAGATCAACGGCCGCGGTGAAGGCATGACGTTCGCCGACATCTCGGAAGTGATCCGCGCCTACGAGAACAAGGAAGTCGAACTGGCTTCGCGCGTGAACGTGCGGATTACCGAGTACGACCTGGTGAACCCGGAAGCCGACGGCGACGCCCGCTTCGCGCCGAAGATCACGCTGCAGGCCACCACGGTCGGCCGCGCGATCCTGTCGGAGATTCTGCCGAAGGGCCTGCCGTTCTCGGTGCTGAACAAGCCGCTGAAGAAGAAGGAAATCTCGCGCCTGATCAACACGGCGTTCCGCAAGTGCGGTCTGCGCGAGACGGTGATCTTCGCCGACAAGCTGCTGCAGTCGGGCTTCCGCCTGGCCACGCGCGCCGGTATCTCGATCGCCATCGACGACATGCTGGTGCCGCCGGCCAAGGAGAAGATCATCTCCGAGGCCGCCGCCAAGGTGAAGGAATACGACAAGCAGTACATGTCGGGTCTGGTGACCGACCAGGAGCGTTACAACAACGTCGTGGACATCTGGGGCGCCGCCGGCGACCAGGTGGGCAAGGCGATGATGGAGCAGCTCCAGACCGAAGACGTGGTCGACCGCAACGGCAACACCGTCAAGCAAGAGTCGTTCAACTCCATCTACATGATGGCCGACTCGGGCGCACGGGGTTCCGCGGCGCAGATCCGTCAGCTGGCAGGGATGCGTGGCCTGATGGCCAAGCCGGACGGCTCCATTATTGAAACGCCGATTACCGCGAACTTCCGCGAAGGCCTGAACGTTCTGCAGTACTTCATCTCGACCCACGGTGCGCGTAAGGGTCTGGCCGATACGGCACTGAAGACCGCGAACTCGGGTTACCTGACCCGTCGTCTGGTCGACGTGACGCAGGATCTGGTGGTGGTGGAAGACGATTGCGGCACCTCCAACGGCGTGGCCATGAAGGCCCTGGTCGAAGGCGGTGAAGTGATCGAAGCCCTGCGCGACCGTATCCTGGGCCGCGTGGTCGTCAACGACGTGGTGAATCCGGAAACGCAGGAAACCGCGATCGAAGCCGGCACGCTGCTGGACGAAGACCTGGTCGAGCTGATCGATGCGATCGGTGTGGACGAGGTCAAGGTCCGCACGCCGCTGACCTGCGACACGCGCTACGGCCTGTGCGCCAAGTGCTACGGCCGCGACCTCGGCCGCGGCGTGCTGGTGAACTCGGGCGAAGCGGTGGGCGTGATTGCGGCCCAGTCGATCGGCGAGCCGGGCACGCAGCTGACCATGCGTACGTTCCACATCGGTGGTGCGGCATCGCGTGCGGCAGTCGCGTCGAGCGTGGAAGCCAAGGCGACCGGTACCGTGCGCTTCACGGCGACCATGCGTTACGTCACCAACGCGAAGGGCGAGCAGATCGTCATCTCGCGTTCGGGCGAGGCGCTGATCACCGACGACCACGGCCGTGAGCGCGAGCGCCACAAGATCCCGTACGGCGCGACGCTGCTGGTGCACGATGGCCAGGCCATCAAGGCCGGCACGCAGCTCGCCACGTGGGATCCGCTGACGCGTCCGATCATCTCGGAGTACTCGGGCACCATCAAGTTCGAGAACGTCGAAGAGGGCGTGACCGTCGCCAAGCAGATGGACGAGGTGACCGGCCTGTCGACGCTGGTGGTGATCGATGCCAAGCGTCGCACGGCGTCGACGAAGGGCATCCGTCCGCAGGTGAAGCTGCTCGATTCGTCGGGCGCCGAAGTGAAGATCCCGGGCACGGACCACTCCGTGACCATCGGCTTCCAGGTCGGCGCGCTGATCACCGTGAAGGATGGTCAGCAGGTGCATGTGGGTGAAGTGCTGGCCCGTATCCCGACCGAATCGCAGAAGACGCGTGACATTACCGGTGGTCTGCCGCGCGTGGCCGAGCTGTTCGAAGCGCGTTCGCCGAAGGACGCCGCCGTGCTGGCGGAAGTCACCGGCACGACCTCGTTCGGCAAGGACACCAAGGGCAAGCAGCGCCTGGTGATCACGGACCTCGACGGCAATGCCCACGAGTTCCTGATCGCCAAGGAAAAGCAGGTGCTGGTGCACGACGGCCAGGTGGTCAACAAGGGCGAGATGATCGTCGAAGGCCCGGCCGATCCGCACGACATCCTGCGCCTGAAGGGCGTGGAAGAGCTGGCGACCTACATCGTTGACGAAGTGCAGGACGTGTACCGTCTGCAGGGCGTGAAGATCAACGACAAGCACATCGAAGTGATTGTTCGTCAGATGCTGCGCCGCGTGCAGATCGTCGATGTGGGCGACACCAAGTTCATCCCGGGTGAACAGGTGGAGCGCTCGGAGCTGCTCGACGAGAACGACCGCGTGATCGCCGAGGGCAAGCGTCCGGCCACCTACGAGAACCTGCTGCTGGGTATCACGAAGGCGTCGCTGTCGACCGACAGCTTCATCTCGGCGGCGTCGTTCCAGGAAACCACGCGCGTCCTCACCGAAGCCGCCATCATGGGCAAGGTGGACGACCTGCGCGGTCTGAAGGAAAACGTCATCGTCGGCCGCCTGATCCCGGCCGGTACCGGTCTGGCTTACCACCGCGCCCGCAAGGCGAAGGAAACTGCCGACCGCGACCGCGCCGCGGCGATTGCGGAAGAAGAAGCCGCCTCGATCTTCGAGACGCCCGCCGTCCAACAGGAAGGCGACGCGTAA
- the rplL gene encoding 50S ribosomal protein L7/L12 has product MAITKDDILEAVGAMSVMELNDLVKAFEEKFGVSAAAVAVAGPAGGAAAPAAEEKTEFDVILKGAGANKVGVIKAVREITGLGLKEAKDLVDGAPKTVKEAMPKADADAAAKKLIEAGAEVEVK; this is encoded by the coding sequence ATGGCAATCACCAAAGACGACATCCTGGAAGCCGTTGGCGCGATGTCCGTGATGGAACTGAACGACCTGGTCAAGGCGTTCGAAGAGAAGTTCGGCGTGTCGGCAGCTGCTGTGGCAGTGGCTGGCCCGGCAGGCGGCGCGGCTGCCCCGGCTGCTGAAGAGAAGACCGAGTTCGACGTGATCCTGAAGGGCGCTGGCGCCAACAAGGTTGGCGTGATCAAGGCCGTTCGCGAAATCACGGGCCTGGGCCTGAAGGAAGCGAAGGACCTGGTCGACGGCGCACCGAAGACCGTGAAGGAAGCGATGCCGAAGGCCGACGCCGACGCCGCTGCCAAGAAGCTGATCGAAGCTGGCGCAGAAGTCGAAGTCAAGTAA
- the rplJ gene encoding 50S ribosomal protein L10: MALNLEDKKAVVAEVTAQVAKASSIVVAEYRGITVGDLTKLRAQARQQGVYLRVLKNTLARRAVEGTPFAELAEQMTGPLIYGISEDAVASAKVLNDFAKGNDKLVLRAGSYDGKVLDAAGVKALASIPSREELLSQLLFVMQAPVSGFARALAALAEKKQSEEGAAA, translated from the coding sequence GTGGCACTCAATCTCGAAGATAAGAAGGCCGTCGTGGCCGAGGTGACGGCGCAAGTCGCTAAGGCCTCGAGCATCGTCGTTGCTGAATATCGCGGTATCACGGTTGGCGATCTGACCAAGCTGCGTGCGCAAGCACGCCAGCAAGGCGTCTACCTGCGCGTTCTGAAGAACACGCTGGCACGCCGTGCTGTGGAAGGCACGCCGTTTGCCGAACTCGCCGAGCAAATGACCGGCCCGCTGATCTACGGTATTTCCGAAGATGCAGTGGCCTCGGCCAAGGTGCTCAACGACTTCGCCAAGGGCAATGACAAGCTGGTGCTGCGCGCCGGTTCGTACGATGGCAAGGTGCTCGATGCCGCTGGCGTGAAAGCGCTGGCATCGATTCCGAGCCGCGAAGAACTGCTCAGCCAGCTGCTGTTCGTCATGCAGGCACCGGTGTCGGGCTTTGCCCGTGCGCTGGCTGCTCTGGCCGAGAAGAAGCAAAGCGAAGAAGGCGCCGCCGCCTGA